A window of the Mauremys reevesii isolate NIE-2019 linkage group 26, ASM1616193v1, whole genome shotgun sequence genome harbors these coding sequences:
- the ACTL9 gene encoding actin-like protein 9: protein MSSDSPRTGSSRLSSPDPMTPRSMNPQSGRLGTRSPSRRSRAHSSDQYLKAKGAAEESQFTRERSSSPVKDHPVVKKTGAVVIETGTGSCKAGFAGQQKPKSIVGTLVGHLSERSIKSGGTGPDTFIGENARLQPNVEIIFPVRNGIIIDWEAAEVLWRHMFYHDLKVPPEEHALLMSDPPLSPTTNREKMVEVVFESLNSPGMYMAYHSVLSVYAHGKISGLVIDTGYAVTHTVPVLEGYNLPHAIERMDIAGSHLTSFLLQLLGDTGHAFNERMMHIVEDIKHKFCYVAADFESECNLPKAEYMVDFQLPDGQIISLGKERFQCPERLFNPPTMPGVSLVGIHGMALRSLKKVPKEARRDMHQNVLLCGGSSLFEGLEKRFSSELLQKVPANTKLRVSSIPLRNYAAWTGGSILASLKNFQSCWIRKEKYQEYGPYIVHRKCY, encoded by the coding sequence ATGTCTTCAGACAGCCCAAGGACAGGTAGCTCAAGACTATCCAGTCCAGACCCCATGACTCCAAGGTCAATGAATCCACAATCAGGCAGGCTAGGGACAAGGAGCCCCTCTCGAAGATCCAGGGCCCATTCTTCAGATCAGTACCTCAAGGCTAAAGGAGCAGCAGAAGAAAGCCAGTTCACTAGAGAGCGGTCTAGTTCCCCTGTGAAAGACCACCCAGTTGTGAAGAAGACAGGCGCCGTTGTGATAGAAACGGGTACTGGGAGCTGTAAAGCAGGGTTTGCTGGGCAGCAGAAACCCAAATCCATTGTTGGTACTTTGGTCGGCCATCTTTCGGAGAGGTCAATAAAGTCTGGAGGGACAGGACCAGACACTTTTATTGGAGAGAATGCCCGACTGCAACCCAATGTGGAGATCATTTTTCCTGTGAGGAATGGCATCATCATCGATTGGGAGGCAGCAGAGGTCCTCTGGAGACACATGTTCTATCACGACCTTAAGGTTCCTCCAGAAGAGCATGCTCTATTGATGTCAGATCCACCCCTCAGCCCTACCACCAACAGAGAGAAGATGGTGGAAGTGGTGTTTGAATCTCTGAACTCTCCTGGCATGTACATGGCTTATCACTCTGTCTTGTCAGTATATGCCCACGGGAAAATCAGTGGCTTGGTGATAGATACGGGTTACGCAGTGACCCACACTGTACCGGTCCTGGAAGGTTACAACTTGCCACATGCCATTGAGAGAATGGATATTGCCGGATCTCACTTGACTTCCTTTCTGCTACAGCTTCTCGGGGACACGGGGCATGCGTTTAATGAGAGGATGATGCATATTGTGGAAGATATCAAGCATAAGTTCTGCTATGTCGCTGCTGACTTTGAAAGCGAGTGCAATCTTCCCAAGGCGGAATACATGGTAGATTTCCAGCTGCCGGACGGCCAGATCATCAGCCTAGGGAAAGAGCGATTCCAGTGCCCAGAGAGATTATTCAACCCCCCAACTATGCCCGGTGTTTCCCTCGTGGGCATCCATGGCATGGCCCTGAGAAGCTTAAAGAAAGTCCCCAAAGAAGCCAGAAGAGACATGCACCAAAATGTACTTCTCTGTGGAGGTTCCTCTCTCTTTGAGGGGCTGGAGAAGAGGTTTTCCAGTGAGCTCCTTCAGAAAGTGCCAGCTAACACCAAGCTGAGAGTTTCCTCCATCCCGCTGAGGAATTATGCTGCTTGGACTGGAGGCTCCATCCTGGCTTCCTTGAAGAACTTCCAGTCGTGTTGGATTCGAAAGGAGAAGTACCAAGAGTATGGGCCATACATTGTCCATCGGAAGTGCTACTGA